The genomic interval CTCTTAAAAACTATATTGTAggttttttctttgtaaaaaaaacaaacacatgACAGgcacaaattcaaaataaacagaTGGATTCTTGACTGCACATAGTCAAAATGTATGCCTCTGCTGGTGTCAGATCTAGAATATATTACACGCCCAAGTtctaatattttgaaataatgatctctgtgacctttgacccttgAGGTTGTGACCCTTAAGTCTAATTAAGATCATCCCCTCACATATGAATACATGAGCCAAGACTGGAGAATGGTTCTTCAGTTAAAGAGTACAAGATATTGCAATGTATGTAATGATATATGTGAACCTTTACTTTGTCCTTGTGACTGCAAActttaataattattacaagAACAAGATATTACTTCTTATAAAGAACTATAACTTTATGACCCTGAAAACTATTCagatcatcatcactcccatatGCATATATAAAGTTTGAAGTCGTTCCTTTAAATAGTTCTATAGTTATTGCAAGAACTAGATATTTTGAGGTATATAGTGACCTCTGTGAACTTTGACCTCCATACACCATAATCTTGTCCTTCCAATATACATACATCTGCCAATTTCCAAGTTGATATCTCCTATGGTTCTTTAATTACTGCGAGAAATGAAGAACTGAGGTccaaatattataatttaaagTACAGATATTCTTTGTGGCCTTTTATGTAAATCCAATAACTATCtgattaattttgtaatttttttattgatttataaatttcttatatatttctttgtctggctatttgttttgtattgttttttcgCTGGAAATCATTGACAACATAAGATTGATTAACAGTGAATAGAATTTTGGCAAGAAAGAAAACTTGCATTGGATCTGTACACGAAAATGATgcttttgagcaatttcggacCTGCGTATCTGGGCTTGGCAAATATGGTGTCTCAAAAATTGCACAAGAATTCAAACGAAAAAGTCAGGAGATGTCACAGCAAAATCCTTTTGCCTTTTTGAGCTGGGAGCCCCCTGGAATAGTTAGGGTTATTACAATTCTACGACAAGTATgtccaggtaaaaaaaaacagagataaAAACTCAATAGAAGAAAAACTCTGGAAAGTATTTGGATCCACTTTTGAAAAATAGTCAACACACTATTAGCACAATTACAAACTTCATCAGAATAAAGTTGCAAACTAGTTAACTTCACAAATGTCATTGAGGCCTAAATAAATATACCACATCATCTCAATTCTATTGAAGCATAAGGCCTACAATACTTGCAAATTATTCTTAAcctataaacattttttttactccaaGAAACCATTCTTCACAAGTTACAAAGCAGGTATTTGGTAATGAAACAATAGATAATTAAAATACTCTGAACTATATCAGCAAAGAAATAATAGTTTGGACCTGCTCCATAGAGCTACAAAAGAGCCATCATAAAATACATATCAATATTGCTTTACAGATTTGGGAAATTAAAATCTCTCACAGATGGATCTGTGAATTATAGAGGTGAAATACATAGTTTTCAATAAAGTTCGTAATCACAAAGTGGGGCAATTCCATTTTGTATGTACATCCAACCCCTACATTGGGTGACCTTACTGAAATaaattgtctcttttttttttttattcatataaacagTTGCAACGCTCTTAAATTCTTTAAATGTTTCTTGAGCAGTCAAGTGGAGAAAAATGGGACTTGCATCAACAAActggttgattattttatataataattacCCAATTGTGTTTTCTTACACCTCCACCATTATATATTGTAAAATGAAACAActataaaaaattatgtgataACAAATGACATATggcagaaaattattttaaaaaacgaATAGGctttcaaaagaaaacaaatacaatttcttaaacaataaatcattaaatGCAAATGCAACAGATAATAGGTATGGAATGTTCGCATGTAAAACATTTTGGAATTGAATTCCGATACTCTGCTGAAATATAGAAGTCTTTCATTGAATTAAAGTCAATTtagcaataaatatataacattagtacaaaatatatatcacgAAGCTTGAAATTCATTTGTTGTGACCTAAATTACAGACTATAATTTGACTTTGGTATCTTTCTTAGCCTGAGTCAGGATATTTTCAGTATAAGTATACAACAGAATAAAACTCGGAACTTATCACAAAACAGGATCAACATGCTTCAGATAAATTCCTTCCCCATAAAAAAGCTAccagttcatttgaataaatgcagaaaatgcCATAAGCAGAATACTAGTAGTCAGAACCTATTCATTCAGACTAAACTAAAATAACAGATTGttcttgaaataaataaatacatagtgtatatgtatgtttaaataaaCCACATTTAATGCATTTTATAGTCAATgtccatatatatattttacaaataagactatgattcattttcaatttcatccaGATTTAAGTGCATATTCCCTAGCTTGGGAGTAGCAATGAAGTATAATACGCCACATGTCATTAAAATAGAAAGtgtgaatgaaaaaatgttGCTCagttcaacaacaaaaattatcatttagGTGTGCTGTCTGTACAATGTTGAGAGAAATGTTTAACTACATGCAGATCCATGTATTGgttattacaaaaaataaatatcttataaGGATGTAGTCAAACAGATGACCGGTGAGTTGAAATTGAGTTGTGCAAATATAACACAGGAAACAAAAAATAGTAGAACACAAGAAACAGAGTGTACAAGACACCTGTACCATTCCAAAGATATGGCAAGAAAACCCTAAGGCATATATTTTGTACACATCCAATTGCACTCTTCTGCAGAAACCCAAATGCTATATAACACTGGGCCAAACTGTGGTTCTGCTTTACTATCAGTATGTTGTCATGCCCTTTGTACCCATAGTGGTTCAGCATGCTTGAAGTGAATAAATAGGCGTAAGTGTAGTTTTTTGTGCCAATGGAACTTTGGTGCAGGTTAAACTCAATGTTGGCGAATCCTCATGAGTTCTTCCAAACAATGACCTTAGAATCCTGACCGCCCGTGAGCACCGTGGAAGCATCAGATGATACCTGGATACAATTTATTGCTCCTAAAAATGAagggagagagagcgagagaaacAATTTGTTAAATTTTTTACCAAGTCACTGACTTCAGGGTCCCATCTTACAaggagttgtgattgatccgatcaacctcaactatatggaaatccatcactgtcatattttttcctacagaaaatttgcataATGTCCTTCATAAACAAAGAGTAGCACATcggaaagttaaaaaaaaacgacaaaTGGATgagtatacatcatatctagaaaacattttgaatgaaCAATCATTTTAGCCTATGGCATCTCTGACTTTCCACAGTTGTGGTTGATGAGATCAATCAAAACTCTTTGTATGACAGAGCCCATGTTTACTTTGTTCACTCTTCTTCGTCACTCCAATATGTAAGCAAGGTTGGAGTTGATCCAAATGATGATTCTTGAGCTAACACTAGAACAAAACTGACTGATTGTACCTATGGAAAACTCAGAAGTATAACGCCTCCAGCATCTACATTCAAGGCCAGATAAaaagtaagttttttttttctttttcattgtttatatttGTCAAAAATTACCTGACACTGTCATCTCTGGTCTATCTAAGAATTGATACAAAACAACAATGTGTGATCAGAATAAAAGTTCACATAACACAAATGAAATTTCAGttatactaaataggttcattattgcggattgaaataatcgctagagggtattcatttgtctcgcaatctactatggtcaacaaggaaattcgtgatcactctcgcaaaaagtgttcactggctttctaggaaaatcgtgatcactctcgcaaaaagtgttcactagcttacaagttcacgagctttcgagtgccgctgcaactctttatcaagtgacgaaaattatctgatgacgtattctatttatactaatctccgggaccgtacgcacgaacgcgagaacaataggtgggcattgATCCGTTGCGTCGGATGCGGTACGGCCGGTAATCCgtgtatgcaaataagccgggggtatatgcaaatacgccgtgggtcggcaatatgcaaattagacaaaattggcgggcttgctagtttcccgtgggcgggggctgactagctgagcggtccctcgttcggggccgggaacgatcgggtcggcgtgcactgccaggtaagggggtgttgtgctgtcggatggttcgcatccagaagtcggggatgtcgatcccgctgtctctgttgaagttgttaggacaaagacgtatactaatagcctccttaatcctgcgtgtataccaatgtctctctttggcaaTTTCAGTTGTTGGTATATTCATCTATATTAAAGTCATATACTCAAAGAAGTGCATTGATAATTGGCAAAACCTCGCAATGTGAGTAGTGTTCCAGATTTGTCTTTTGTTTAacgataaatgaaagtagttgtaGTGAACACTGATCCAATAAGAAAGTCTGTAACACCAAAGTTAAATGTCACTTTATaattgtagatctagatctgagtcccgtaacacaaagcttagcaatgatcatagaacatttttctacgattaaTTGCATAGACTACAACGTGCAAtgaatcgtgaaaatcaagtgtacgattaatcgctaatctttgtgttacgggaccatGGTTCAATTAAATTAACTAAACTTTGGGATTCATAACatctaagctaaaaaaaaatcatactgaAGATCACTGACTCGGATAAGCACACgcgggacagtgtattattatggGTTGGAAAAAGACCTAACATTGTGATTTAATTAATTTCATGcttgttttgcttatttctcagcaattacagaatttcttccagaatcctttggcacatatcttttattatttatacatacagacactttggtggacATTGATTGGATTCTGCACAAACTCATTTGAAATCATTACCAACAATGGAATGTAGCTTTAAGGTCTTTATATTTACCTATATGTTGATGGAATGATGCAACTAAGTGAGCCTTTGCCATATCCCATATCATGAGGTTACCTCCTCCATCACCAGCTAAGAGAATATGATCTCGCCAACATAAACACCTTTAGGACAAAGATGAAAACAACACAATGATAGTGGTTTCAAATCCTGATTTACTTTACCCTAAGAAATGCACTTCTTTCATACTgcataaaaactttttttttttaaagtatatacAGCTTTTTATCCATCAATCTGACATTATTTAATGTCTTACAAGGACAAATAAAAGGTGttgtgaattaattttttttttttatattcgcTCATGGTTCCCGTGCACATCATCTCTGAAGATGTGGGTATCTAAAGCAAATATTCTGacatgttaataaaaaaaataaatgatgaatggACACAGGTATCCACTGGCACTTACACAATAGCTTTGgcttaaacaaacaaacaaacaaacaaaacaaacagtATCTTACCTTATTTCATGTTCACCATCTTTAGCAAACACCTCAGTCCCTGTGTTTACATCTATCACTCTGATGTAGCTATCCTGACCTGCAGAAGCCATCTGTTGACAATCTACAAAgcaacaaaaagttgacttctcataaaaatctgaaTTCCCTCTTCACAGTGATGAGGGGGGCGGGGTGGGGAGTGGGGGACAACCTCTGATTTTTCAACAAGCATAAGGAGGTggcatagtagtagtagttaatATGGGCACATCCATGGAGTCACAATAACATGCTCCCATGATTCAGTATGACAATGGTAGACAGAACATAAGTATAATGATGGTATACAGTTTAAATTAACCCCTCCCTGTAATTTGGTTTAAGCGATGAACTGAATTTGAGCAAGAACAGTATCATCAAACACACTGGCGAACAGCATATTGACAAAGGCATCTATTATGCACAAAGAACATCATTCAATGATCCATATAAGGTAAATGGAAGAACAAACCCACCTGGACTGAATATCACAGCATTGACGGGTCCATGGTGGCTCTGTATGTGACGTAGCGCCACCTGGTGTTCAACGTTCCACAGGTTGACGTCGCCGTCTTTCGTTCCCGTCAGGAGTAGACTGCCATCATGGCTCAGATCTGTGCATGTCACCtgtaaatgaattgaaaattacTAGAATGAATATTTAAGAAGCTCAATCAAAGATGTACTAAGAAATAAGGACTACCACTTCAACAATGAATTTGTTATGTAAACATGCATAAAGAGAATAATAAGTTTCTAAGAAAAAGTACAGAGCAGCTCCCAGTTAGGAATGccaagaaaaatatttctgtAAAATTCTGACAGCATTGTCCAAGGCAGTCCTTATCACTTGCAATGGtcaattttacatgaaaatgaattgtctTAATCTTTGCAAATTGCCCTGTGAACAAATCAATATCGTAAAGATATCAATCCCAAGTATGGCATATGCTATGAAAAGATTCTTCTCATGTTCTTTAGaattaaatcaagaaaattataataatattggCCATTTTGTAATGCTCATTTGTCATGATGCTATGCACAATAGGGATATAATCACCCTGGTCATAGctaaactaaaaaataacttcaAGTAAAGTAAATGACAAAAATGCGCATCTTTACCAACCCACGAGGTGGAAGAGCATGTCAACACTTATTTAGTCTCATGACTTGCTACCATCAGTCACAAACAATGAAtgatgttggaaaaaaaaatacccctgAATCATGATCCAGCTCGGCAAGAACATCAGCTACAATCTTCTGAGAACTTCCATTAAGGCCCTCACATGCCCATAGTTTGACGGTTGAATCCCAAGAGGCGGACACAAAGATTGAAGAGCCCTGCTGCCAGCAGAGGGCGGAGACTGCATCATCATGGGCGGGAATTACCTCCAAGACACGCCCATAATCAACGGAGTATACATAGCTGTAAAGAGATCAAATGCATTGAGGAagatgaaacaaaccctcaagTTACCTAatccaggggcccatttcataaaggccTTATAAGTAACATTAAAATGTCACTGTCACCTCCATCTGGCATTTTAGTGAAAAGCTGAtgaattttcatgttttcaagCTTGTTTTTATAGTTCTCTTGCTCCTTTACATTCCTGCAAAATTTGAAGGCTCATATTTCAGTGGTTACATCATTATgatggaggggggagggggtgaccAGGCTTTGCCCCTCCccaatttgtttgtttataagCCCATTTTTGGTGCCTTGCTCCCCCCTCCCTGCACACCTAACGAGAAACATTTATCTGTGTGCGTGTTTTGCATATTCCgagccgaggggggggggggggagtggctCATGCACCTGAGAGGTCACT from Lytechinus pictus isolate F3 Inbred chromosome 2, Lp3.0, whole genome shotgun sequence carries:
- the LOC129253997 gene encoding protein FAN-like, producing MQSQIMEFGQTPKQLFTKPHPARFSTPVAAVGMPEQVATQRSKQSSPRPEDCSSSGSPLQDLTEGVPTSWVNQSNVLASHASQDSNSLHTGPSDPSHSQPSLRSPWERISQLQPSFSYKLHKDSVCDLKLSSNNNTVFSVSKDTQLKMYSLEDQRQLRSVSLSNMALSSVIITPDDKHALIASWDNSIYVYSVDYGRVLEVIPAHDDAVSALCWQQGSSIFVSASWDSTVKLWACEGLNGSSQKIVADVLAELDHDSGVTCTDLSHDGSLLLTGTKDGDVNLWNVEHQVALRHIQSHHGPVNAVIFSPDCQQMASAGQDSYIRVIDVNTGTEVFAKDGEHEIRCLCWRDHILLAGDGGGNLMIWDMAKAHLVASFHQHIGAINCIQVSSDASTVLTGGQDSKVIVWKNS